A window of Streptomyces armeniacus contains these coding sequences:
- a CDS encoding zinc-dependent metalloprotease, whose protein sequence is MSDIPFGFGVPPEEPEDGDEGKKKQGGESGQGGAGQSGGGQPNPFGFGGGQGGAENPLAAMFGSLGGGPGGSFDPNDLGAAFQRLGQMMSYEGGPVNWDMAKDIARQTVAQGVPGDSSQGEGSGAGSKDASVGPNERAAVEEAVRLADLWLDGATSLPSGSGSAVAWSRAEWVEATLPVWKDLVDPVAERVGAAMGDVLPAEMQAMAGPLLGMMRSMGGAMFGTQIGQALGVLAGEVVGSTDIGLPLGPAGKAALLPRNIEIFGTGLGVPQEEVRLYLALREAAHQRLFAHVPWLRSHLFGAVEGYARGIKVDTSKLEDVVGQIDPQHPEELQQALQQGMFQPEDTPEQKAALARLETALALVEGWVDAVVHSAAEPHLPSAGALRETLRRRRASGGPAEQTFATLIGLELRPRRLRDAARLWASLTDARGMEGRDGLWAHPDMLPTAEDLDDPDGFVHREQLDFSELDKMLGDAAESGGSGGGTGKSDEGDSGSGEGDSGDSGPKK, encoded by the coding sequence GTGAGTGACATCCCATTCGGATTCGGCGTACCTCCCGAGGAGCCCGAGGACGGGGACGAAGGCAAGAAGAAGCAGGGCGGCGAGAGCGGACAGGGCGGCGCCGGCCAGAGCGGCGGCGGCCAGCCGAACCCGTTCGGCTTCGGCGGCGGCCAGGGCGGCGCCGAGAATCCGCTCGCCGCGATGTTCGGTTCGCTCGGCGGCGGCCCCGGCGGCTCGTTCGACCCCAACGACCTGGGCGCGGCCTTCCAGCGCCTCGGCCAGATGATGTCGTACGAGGGCGGCCCGGTGAACTGGGACATGGCCAAGGACATCGCCCGGCAGACCGTCGCCCAGGGAGTGCCCGGTGACTCGTCGCAGGGCGAGGGTTCGGGCGCCGGTTCCAAGGACGCGAGCGTCGGACCGAACGAGCGCGCCGCGGTCGAGGAGGCCGTACGCCTCGCCGATCTGTGGCTGGACGGCGCGACCTCGCTGCCCTCCGGTTCCGGTTCGGCCGTGGCCTGGAGCCGCGCGGAGTGGGTCGAGGCGACGCTGCCCGTGTGGAAGGACCTGGTCGACCCGGTCGCGGAGCGCGTGGGCGCGGCCATGGGGGACGTGCTTCCGGCGGAGATGCAGGCGATGGCGGGCCCGCTGCTCGGGATGATGCGTTCCATGGGCGGCGCCATGTTCGGCACCCAGATCGGTCAGGCGCTGGGGGTGCTGGCCGGTGAGGTGGTGGGCTCGACCGACATCGGGCTGCCGCTGGGGCCGGCGGGCAAGGCCGCGCTGCTGCCGCGGAACATCGAGATCTTCGGTACGGGCCTGGGCGTCCCGCAGGAGGAGGTCCGGCTGTATCTCGCGCTGCGTGAGGCCGCGCACCAGCGGCTGTTCGCGCACGTGCCGTGGCTGCGTTCGCACCTCTTCGGCGCCGTCGAGGGGTACGCACGCGGGATCAAGGTCGACACGAGCAAGCTCGAGGACGTCGTCGGGCAGATCGACCCGCAGCATCCGGAGGAGCTCCAGCAGGCGCTGCAGCAGGGCATGTTCCAGCCGGAGGACACCCCGGAGCAGAAGGCGGCGCTGGCCCGGCTGGAGACGGCGCTCGCGCTGGTCGAGGGCTGGGTCGACGCGGTGGTGCACAGCGCCGCCGAGCCGCACCTGCCGTCGGCGGGCGCGCTGCGCGAGACGCTGCGGCGGCGGCGCGCGTCCGGCGGCCCGGCCGAGCAGACGTTCGCCACGCTGATCGGCCTGGAGCTGCGGCCGCGGCGGCTGCGCGACGCGGCGCGGCTGTGGGCTTCGCTCACGGACGCCCGCGGCATGGAGGGGCGCGACGGGCTCTGGGCGCACCCGGACATGCTGCCGACCGCTGAGGACCTGGACGACCCGGACGGCTTCGTGCACCGCGAGCAGCTGGACTTCTCGGAGCTGGACAAGATGCTCGGAGACGCGGCCGAGAGCGGCGGCTCGGGCGGCGGCACCGGCAAGAGCGACGAAGGCGACAGCGGGAGCGGCGAGGGCGACAGCGGCGACAGCGGTCCGAAGAAGTGA
- a CDS encoding NUDIX hydrolase, whose translation MSLHDDASRVLKEWSPPEGGQERLRLAYLDHLAARPDAMSRSCRDGHLTASALVVDPVRGRVLLTLHRKLRMWLQTGGHCEPVDTTLAGAAMREAAEESGIEGLTLLPGGPVGLDRHLTPCAWHLDVQYAVLAPEGAVEAVSEESLELRWYAYEDVPAVADESVARLTDRTRARL comes from the coding sequence GTGAGTCTGCACGACGACGCGTCCCGCGTGCTGAAGGAGTGGTCTCCGCCCGAGGGCGGCCAGGAACGGCTGCGGCTGGCGTATCTCGACCATCTGGCGGCCCGTCCGGACGCCATGTCCCGGTCCTGCCGGGACGGTCACCTCACGGCGAGCGCGCTGGTGGTCGATCCCGTACGCGGCCGGGTGCTGCTCACGCTGCACCGCAAGCTGCGGATGTGGCTGCAGACGGGCGGGCACTGCGAGCCCGTCGACACCACGCTGGCGGGCGCGGCCATGCGGGAGGCCGCGGAGGAGTCGGGCATCGAGGGGCTGACGCTGCTGCCCGGCGGCCCTGTCGGCCTGGACCGCCATCTGACGCCGTGCGCCTGGCACTTGGACGTGCAGTACGCCGTGCTCGCGCCGGAGGGCGCGGTGGAGGCGGTCAGCGAGGAGTCGCTGGAGCTGCGCTGGTACGCGTACGAGGACGTGCCGGCCGTCGCCGACGAGTCCGTCGCCCGGCTGACGGACCGCACCCGCGCCCGGCTGTGA
- a CDS encoding AIM24 family protein, with protein sequence MQSPLFGYTEVQSADRYSLQNERLLRVSLSGHEDVLARQGSMVAYQGLLEFDGEYQTRGQRRDRARTGEGLDLMRCSGDGTVFLANLAQYIHIVDVDHQGLTVDGQYVLALDSGLHWEVISVDSQYGVSGSGKYNLNISGQGKVALMTSGQPLMLQISPETYANADSDAVVAWSSSLRVQMQAQTSSSGVWRRRGNTGEGWELSFMGQGYALVQPSELLPPQNAVIGGGAAQYGMGQQGARGQNQGNIWSN encoded by the coding sequence ATGCAGAGTCCGCTTTTCGGCTACACCGAGGTCCAGTCCGCCGACCGCTACAGCCTGCAGAACGAACGGCTGCTGCGCGTCTCGCTGAGCGGCCACGAGGACGTGCTCGCCCGGCAGGGCAGCATGGTCGCGTACCAGGGGCTGCTGGAGTTCGACGGCGAGTACCAGACGCGGGGCCAGCGCCGCGACCGGGCCAGGACCGGCGAGGGCCTGGACCTGATGCGCTGCTCCGGCGACGGCACGGTCTTCCTCGCCAACCTCGCGCAGTACATCCACATCGTGGACGTCGACCACCAGGGCCTGACGGTCGACGGGCAGTACGTCCTCGCGCTGGACTCCGGCCTCCATTGGGAGGTGATCTCGGTGGACAGCCAGTACGGAGTGTCCGGCTCCGGCAAGTACAACCTCAACATCTCCGGGCAGGGGAAGGTCGCGCTCATGACCTCCGGGCAGCCGCTGATGCTGCAGATCAGCCCGGAGACGTACGCGAACGCCGACTCCGACGCCGTCGTCGCCTGGTCCAGCTCGCTGCGGGTCCAGATGCAGGCGCAGACCAGCTCGTCCGGCGTCTGGCGGCGCCGCGGCAACACGGGTGAGGGCTGGGAGCTGAGCTTCATGGGGCAGGGCTACGCCCTCGTGCAGCCCAGCGAGCTGCTGCCGCCGCAGAACGCGGTGATAGGCGGTGGCGCGGCGCAGTACGGCATGGGTCAGCAGGGCGCCCGCGGTCAGAACCAGGGCAACATCTGGTCCAACTGA
- a CDS encoding AIM24 family protein: MDQQLISGYAPTAPAARMENHGTSMLKVVMQSGQDLFARTGSMVAYEGFVQYEPNPPAVRQMASQWLTGEGAPLMRCHGDGLLYLADYGADVVVLNLNEDSLSVNGTNILAFDAHLNWGVQRVKGMAKFSGQGLFNVAIQGTGWVAITTRGMPVVVDCGRGADETYVDPDALVAWSTHLKMKGKRSFKASSMIGRGSGEAYQMGFSGQGFVVVQPSEDSTDRLRARG, from the coding sequence ATGGATCAGCAACTCATCTCGGGCTACGCCCCGACCGCCCCGGCCGCCCGCATGGAGAACCACGGCACCAGCATGCTGAAGGTCGTCATGCAGTCCGGCCAGGACCTGTTCGCCCGCACCGGTTCGATGGTCGCGTACGAGGGCTTCGTGCAGTACGAGCCCAACCCGCCCGCCGTACGCCAGATGGCCTCCCAGTGGCTGACCGGCGAGGGCGCGCCGCTGATGCGGTGCCACGGCGACGGGCTGTTGTACCTCGCCGACTACGGCGCCGACGTCGTCGTGCTCAACCTCAACGAGGACAGCCTCTCCGTCAACGGCACCAACATCCTCGCCTTCGACGCCCACCTCAACTGGGGCGTCCAGCGCGTGAAGGGCATGGCCAAGTTCTCCGGGCAGGGCCTGTTCAACGTCGCGATCCAGGGCACCGGCTGGGTGGCGATCACCACCCGCGGAATGCCGGTCGTGGTCGACTGCGGCCGCGGCGCGGACGAGACGTACGTCGATCCGGACGCGCTCGTCGCCTGGTCGACGCATCTGAAGATGAAGGGCAAGCGCAGCTTCAAGGCGTCGTCGATGATCGGCCGCGGCAGCGGCGAGGCCTACCAGATGGGCTTCTCCGGCCAGGGCTTCGTCGTCGTGCAGCCCAGCGAGGACAGCACCGACCGCCTGCGGGCGCGGGGCTGA
- a CDS encoding TerD family protein, producing the protein MAREFQRGHKAKISDLTAGTDLYVGVQIAGPGLSFDISCFGLDAEERLSDDRYFVFFNQPKSPEESIQQLGAQAGDTESFRVTLDRIPQNIQKLTFTATIDGAGQMSQVGPGYIRIVAGGEEVARYAFQGSEFSTERAVMLADFYMKDVWRFAAVGQGFDGGLEALLANFGGEVAEEEPAAQQGGAPGFAPPGGQAGAPAAPQQPAPGFAPPPGGAPAAPQAPQAPQAPQAPQPQAPAPQQPAPQSPAAAHAAAPTIAAPITPPGQQPGQPVPPPGPPGTPGQAPPFGQPSGQQPPGQPLPVPPPPGAPQGAPFGQPPGQQPPGQPLPVPPPGGQQGVPGQAVPNPFGQPGAPQMPQVPQGPAAGMSVTLEKYREAPTGQRWTLQNGQLARVDLGMDGQPVLAKQGSMVLYQGKVDFSYKGAGFRGRVVGNATGQEMQLMRCSGGGQVFFAEQAGNLHPIELQGDAICVSAENVLAFDESLQHEVRRIEGHGIPGGALFTMQFQGTGTVVVKTQGTPVVLPVTPTTFADADAVVAWSAAAQVIVSSQVRLRRQAYPGHSGETVNLQFRGAPGNFIVVQPCEV; encoded by the coding sequence ATGGCCAGGGAATTCCAACGCGGCCACAAGGCCAAGATCAGTGACCTGACAGCGGGAACGGATCTGTACGTCGGCGTGCAGATCGCGGGCCCCGGGCTCAGCTTCGACATCAGCTGCTTCGGCCTCGATGCCGAGGAACGGCTCTCCGACGATCGCTACTTCGTGTTCTTCAACCAGCCGAAGTCGCCCGAGGAGTCCATCCAGCAGCTCGGTGCACAGGCCGGTGACACGGAGTCGTTCCGCGTCACACTCGACCGCATCCCGCAGAACATCCAGAAGCTGACGTTCACCGCGACGATCGACGGCGCCGGGCAGATGTCGCAGGTCGGCCCCGGATACATCCGTATCGTCGCGGGCGGCGAGGAGGTCGCGCGGTACGCCTTCCAGGGCTCGGAGTTCAGCACCGAGCGCGCCGTGATGCTCGCGGACTTCTACATGAAGGACGTGTGGCGGTTCGCGGCTGTCGGCCAGGGCTTCGACGGCGGGCTGGAAGCGCTGCTCGCGAACTTCGGCGGCGAGGTCGCCGAGGAGGAGCCCGCCGCGCAGCAGGGCGGAGCGCCCGGGTTCGCGCCTCCGGGCGGCCAGGCCGGCGCACCCGCGGCGCCGCAGCAGCCCGCGCCGGGGTTCGCACCGCCGCCGGGCGGCGCGCCCGCCGCGCCGCAGGCTCCGCAGGCGCCGCAAGCACCCCAGGCGCCGCAGCCGCAGGCACCGGCCCCGCAGCAGCCGGCGCCCCAGTCGCCCGCGGCCGCGCACGCCGCCGCCCCCACCATCGCCGCTCCCATCACGCCGCCCGGCCAGCAGCCCGGCCAGCCCGTCCCGCCGCCGGGCCCGCCCGGCACACCGGGCCAGGCACCGCCGTTCGGCCAGCCCTCCGGCCAGCAGCCCCCCGGTCAGCCCCTGCCCGTGCCGCCGCCGCCCGGTGCCCCGCAGGGCGCGCCGTTCGGGCAGCCGCCCGGGCAGCAGCCCCCGGGCCAGCCGCTGCCCGTGCCGCCGCCCGGCGGCCAGCAGGGCGTGCCCGGCCAGGCCGTGCCGAACCCGTTCGGCCAGCCCGGCGCACCGCAGATGCCGCAGGTCCCGCAGGGCCCCGCGGCCGGGATGTCCGTCACGCTGGAGAAGTACCGCGAGGCGCCGACCGGGCAGCGCTGGACGCTGCAGAACGGCCAGCTCGCCCGCGTCGACCTCGGCATGGACGGCCAGCCGGTGCTCGCCAAGCAGGGCAGCATGGTGCTGTACCAGGGCAAGGTCGACTTCAGTTACAAGGGCGCCGGCTTCCGCGGCCGCGTCGTCGGCAACGCCACCGGCCAGGAGATGCAGCTGATGCGCTGCTCCGGCGGCGGCCAGGTGTTCTTCGCCGAGCAGGCCGGGAATCTGCACCCCATCGAGCTCCAGGGCGACGCGATCTGCGTGTCGGCGGAGAACGTTCTCGCGTTCGACGAGTCGCTGCAGCACGAGGTGCGGCGGATCGAGGGCCACGGCATACCGGGCGGCGCGCTGTTCACGATGCAGTTCCAGGGCACGGGCACCGTCGTCGTCAAGACCCAGGGCACTCCGGTCGTCCTGCCGGTCACGCCGACGACGTTCGCGGACGCCGACGCGGTCGTCGCGTGGTCGGCCGCGGCGCAGGTCATCGTCTCCAGCCAGGTACGGCTGCGCCGTCAGGCGTATCCGGGGCACAGCGGCGAGACCGTGAACCTCCAGTTCCGCGGCGCCCCCGGGAACTTCATCGTCGTCCAGCCCTGCGAGGTCTGA
- a CDS encoding M48 family metallopeptidase → MPADPLNSTSRSAVEVRRSARRRRTVSAYREGDRTVVLIPARMSVDEEERWVGVMLDKLAAQEGRRLLGDSELAERARDLSERYLQGRARPASVRWVTNQNTRWGSCTPAEGSIRLSHRLQGMPEYVIDYVLLHELAHLLVPGHGARFWRLLDDYPRTERARGFLEGICAADRLPYLPAARDE, encoded by the coding sequence GTGCCCGCCGACCCGCTGAACAGCACCAGCCGGAGCGCGGTCGAGGTGCGCCGCAGCGCCCGCCGCCGCCGTACGGTCTCCGCCTACCGGGAAGGCGACAGAACCGTCGTGCTCATCCCGGCCCGCATGTCGGTGGACGAGGAAGAGCGCTGGGTCGGCGTCATGCTCGACAAGCTCGCCGCGCAGGAGGGCAGGCGGCTGCTCGGCGACAGCGAGCTGGCCGAGCGGGCCAGGGACCTCTCCGAGCGCTACCTCCAGGGACGTGCCCGCCCCGCGTCCGTACGCTGGGTGACGAACCAGAACACCCGCTGGGGCTCCTGCACTCCGGCCGAGGGCAGCATCCGGCTCTCGCACCGGCTCCAGGGCATGCCGGAGTACGTGATCGACTACGTCCTCCTGCACGAGCTCGCGCATCTCCTCGTGCCGGGCCACGGGGCCCGGTTCTGGCGGCTGTTGGACGACTATCCCCGTACGGAGCGGGCCCGCGGGTTCCTCGAGGGGATCTGCGCCGCCGACCGGCTGCCGTATCTTCCTGCCGCCCGCGACGAGTGA
- a CDS encoding ThiF family adenylyltransferase, translating to MHPMIKPALRRGWRDRQTVQYGVAPAHAVLLGPVDDTTALFLDLMDGTRSMQRLRVEATALGLAPDAADRLVERLTRAGLLDDATADRQAAASVGDRLRPDLASLSAVHPEPGAGPRRLAARRAGRVQVRGAGRVGATVAAALSAAGVGQVDVVDGGQVEPWDTSPGGIPATRTGERRDAAARKAVNGARPWPSRKGTPEGRVGDGLSLVVIAPRDGLDAYAPDPAVAERFVRAGIPHLYGGVIEGTGVVGPLVLPGVTPCASCLMRTRAEREPSWPLVVGQWRTAARRRAGVAACDTALAVMVAGAVTSYALSFLDGDGGCAAGYRMRLVLPHLLPDTELFTPHRECPCGADSATVGRPPSAREPGQATMAG from the coding sequence ATGCACCCGATGATCAAGCCCGCGCTGCGGCGCGGCTGGCGTGACCGGCAGACGGTTCAGTACGGCGTGGCGCCCGCACACGCTGTGCTGCTCGGGCCGGTCGACGACACCACGGCGTTGTTCCTCGACCTGATGGACGGCACCAGGAGCATGCAGCGGCTCCGCGTGGAGGCGACCGCGCTCGGTCTGGCGCCCGACGCGGCGGACCGGCTGGTGGAGCGGCTCACCAGAGCCGGTCTGCTGGACGACGCCACTGCGGACCGGCAGGCGGCGGCGAGCGTCGGCGACCGGCTGCGCCCCGACCTCGCCTCGCTCTCCGCCGTGCACCCCGAACCGGGCGCGGGGCCGCGCCGGCTGGCGGCCAGACGCGCCGGACGGGTCCAGGTGCGCGGCGCGGGACGGGTCGGCGCGACGGTCGCGGCCGCCCTCTCGGCCGCGGGCGTCGGGCAGGTGGACGTGGTGGACGGCGGCCAGGTCGAGCCCTGGGACACCTCACCAGGCGGCATCCCCGCGACGCGTACGGGCGAGCGCCGCGACGCCGCCGCGCGCAAGGCCGTGAACGGCGCCAGGCCCTGGCCGTCCCGGAAGGGCACACCGGAGGGCCGGGTCGGGGACGGGCTGAGCCTGGTGGTGATCGCCCCGCGCGACGGCCTCGACGCGTACGCCCCGGATCCCGCCGTCGCCGAGCGGTTCGTCCGGGCGGGCATCCCGCATCTGTACGGCGGTGTGATCGAGGGCACGGGCGTGGTGGGGCCGCTGGTGCTGCCCGGCGTGACCCCCTGTGCGAGCTGCCTGATGCGCACCCGCGCCGAACGGGAGCCCAGCTGGCCGCTGGTGGTGGGCCAGTGGCGCACGGCCGCGCGCAGACGGGCCGGGGTGGCCGCGTGTGACACGGCTCTGGCGGTGATGGTCGCGGGGGCCGTCACCTCCTACGCGCTGAGCTTTCTCGACGGCGACGGCGGATGCGCCGCCGGGTACCGCATGCGGCTCGTGCTCCCCCACCTGCTGCCCGACACGGAGTTGTTCACTCCGCACCGTGAATGTCCCTGCGGTGCCGATTCGGCGACGGTGGGACGCCCACCCTCGGCCAGGGAGCCCGGACAGGCCACAATGGCGGGGTAG
- a CDS encoding ABC1 kinase family protein, which translates to MSDLPRKAVTRTARLAALPLGFAGRATWGLGKRIGGYSADLVGHELQQRTAEQLFKVLGELKGGAMKFGQALSVFESALPEEVAGPYRAALTKLQEAAPPMPTGTVHAVLAERLGEDWRDLFEEFEDKPSAAASIGQVHRAVWHDGREVAVKVQYPGAGEALISDLAQLGRFARLLGPLIPGMDIKPLISELRERVTEELDYELEAEAQRAYAEEFADDPDVFVPDVVHQSDQVLVTEWMDGVPLSEVISDGGQEERDRAGQLLARFLFAGTARTGLLHADPHPGNFRLLTGGSAPSGNDGPPSEWRLGVMDFGTVDRLPDGLPPTIGTALRMTLDGEAEEVYGLLCDEGFVKETIELDPAAVLDYLLPIIEPARAESFDFDRGWMREQAGRIADPRSPAHQLGKQLNLPPSYLLIHRVTLSTIGVLCQLGATVRMRDELEEWVPGFEPSPPTGVDAALDGTEVGA; encoded by the coding sequence ATGTCTGATCTTCCCCGCAAGGCGGTCACCCGTACCGCCAGGCTGGCCGCGCTGCCGCTCGGGTTCGCGGGGCGGGCCACCTGGGGGCTCGGCAAGCGGATCGGCGGCTATTCTGCGGACCTCGTCGGGCACGAGCTGCAGCAGCGCACGGCGGAGCAGCTGTTCAAGGTGCTCGGCGAGCTCAAGGGCGGGGCGATGAAGTTCGGGCAGGCGCTCTCCGTCTTCGAGTCGGCGCTGCCGGAGGAGGTCGCCGGGCCGTACCGCGCGGCGCTGACCAAGCTCCAGGAGGCGGCGCCGCCGATGCCGACCGGCACCGTGCACGCGGTGCTGGCGGAGCGGCTCGGCGAGGACTGGCGCGACCTCTTCGAGGAGTTCGAGGACAAGCCCTCGGCGGCCGCGTCGATCGGTCAGGTACACCGGGCCGTGTGGCACGACGGGCGCGAGGTCGCCGTGAAGGTGCAGTATCCCGGCGCGGGCGAGGCCCTGATCTCCGACCTCGCCCAACTGGGGCGCTTCGCACGGCTGCTGGGGCCGCTCATCCCGGGCATGGACATCAAGCCGCTGATCTCCGAGCTGCGGGAGCGGGTGACCGAGGAGCTGGACTACGAGCTGGAGGCGGAGGCGCAGCGGGCCTACGCCGAGGAGTTCGCCGACGACCCCGACGTGTTCGTGCCCGACGTGGTGCACCAGAGCGACCAGGTGCTGGTGACCGAGTGGATGGACGGCGTGCCGCTGTCCGAGGTGATCTCGGACGGCGGGCAGGAGGAACGGGACCGCGCGGGCCAGCTGCTGGCCCGGTTCCTGTTCGCGGGCACGGCCCGTACGGGCCTGCTCCACGCGGACCCGCACCCCGGCAACTTCCGGCTGCTCACCGGTGGCTCCGCACCCTCCGGGAACGATGGCCCGCCGTCCGAATGGCGCCTGGGAGTCATGGACTTCGGCACGGTGGACCGGCTGCCAGACGGGCTGCCGCCGACCATCGGCACCGCGCTGCGGATGACGCTCGACGGCGAAGCGGAGGAGGTGTACGGCCTGCTGTGCGACGAGGGCTTCGTCAAGGAGACGATAGAGCTGGACCCGGCGGCGGTCCTGGACTATCTGCTGCCGATCATCGAGCCCGCGCGTGCGGAGTCGTTCGACTTCGACCGCGGCTGGATGCGGGAACAGGCCGGGCGGATCGCCGACCCGCGTTCGCCCGCACACCAGTTGGGCAAGCAGCTCAACCTGCCGCCGTCGTATCTGCTGATCCACCGCGTCACGCTCAGCACCATCGGGGTGCTGTGCCAGCTGGGGGCCACGGTCCGGATGCGGGACGAACTCGAGGAGTGGGTCCCCGGTTTCGAGCCGTCACCACCAACTGGAGTCGATGCGGCCCTCGATGGCACGGAGGTGGGCGCGTGA
- a CDS encoding WhiB family transcriptional regulator → MQTETHAPSPTTDLMPPDATEDTLTAPLTTLTELDDAIERLGVAVPCRSYDPEVFFAESPADVEYAKSLCQTCPLREACLAGAKDRREPWGVWGGELFVQGVVVPRKRPRGRPRKNPVVA, encoded by the coding sequence GTGCAGACCGAGACGCACGCCCCGTCACCGACCACCGACCTGATGCCACCTGATGCCACGGAGGACACCTTGACCGCCCCGCTCACGACTCTCACCGAGCTCGACGACGCCATCGAGCGCCTCGGTGTGGCCGTTCCCTGCCGCTCCTACGACCCCGAGGTCTTCTTCGCCGAATCGCCCGCCGACGTCGAGTACGCCAAGTCGCTCTGCCAGACCTGTCCGCTGCGTGAGGCCTGCCTCGCCGGCGCCAAGGACCGGCGTGAGCCGTGGGGCGTCTGGGGTGGCGAGCTGTTCGTCCAGGGCGTTGTCGTGCCGCGGAAGCGTCCGCGCGGACGTCCGCGGAAGAACCCGGTCGTGGCATGA